In one Effusibacillus pohliae DSM 22757 genomic region, the following are encoded:
- a CDS encoding response regulator transcription factor, producing MNEGWKWWFVQEFGLSSLVISCGESIKQLAAALRISQFTIRDYVQSAIRKMGVQHRSQAVAEAIRQGIID from the coding sequence TTGAACGAAGGTTGGAAATGGTGGTTTGTGCAGGAATTTGGCTTGTCATCGCTCGTCATTTCGTGCGGTGAAAGCATCAAGCAGTTGGCAGCGGCACTGCGGATCAGCCAGTTCACAATCCGCGATTACGTCCAGTCGGCCATCCGCAAAATGGGCGTCCAGCACCGGTCGCAGGCGGTGGCGGAAGCGATCCGGCAGGGGATTATCGATTGA
- a CDS encoding ribonuclease HII, with amino-acid sequence MKQQTIEQIRSWLDKQTDVPDHILDRMRRDTRAGVRAIAESYLKKRARARAERERMAKLWDYERTLAAQGYQAIAGVDEAGRGPLAGPVVAGACILPLGIEIPGLNDSKQLAPEERERLFDVIQANALAYGVGIVDVDYIDTYNILQSTYEAMRRAIQALQVQPDHLLNDAVTIPGVEIPQLPVVQGDAKSHSIAAASILAKVTRDRLMQEYGKLYPKYGFEKHMGYHTPEHIEALQKYGPCPIHRRSFAPVAAVLERV; translated from the coding sequence CTGAAACAGCAAACGATCGAACAAATCCGGTCCTGGCTGGACAAGCAAACGGACGTGCCGGATCACATCCTCGACCGGATGCGGCGGGACACTCGTGCGGGCGTGCGGGCCATCGCTGAATCGTATCTGAAAAAACGGGCGCGGGCGCGAGCGGAGCGGGAGCGGATGGCAAAGCTTTGGGACTATGAACGGACGCTTGCCGCGCAGGGATATCAGGCAATCGCGGGCGTTGACGAAGCGGGCCGCGGGCCATTGGCGGGACCGGTTGTGGCAGGCGCCTGTATTCTGCCGTTAGGGATTGAGATTCCCGGATTGAACGATTCCAAACAGCTGGCACCGGAAGAACGGGAGCGGCTTTTTGACGTGATCCAGGCGAACGCGCTCGCTTACGGTGTAGGCATCGTGGACGTCGACTATATCGATACATACAATATTTTGCAGTCTACATACGAAGCGATGCGGCGGGCGATCCAGGCGTTGCAAGTACAGCCGGATCATCTGCTGAACGATGCAGTGACAATCCCCGGCGTGGAGATTCCGCAACTGCCGGTGGTGCAGGGAGACGCCAAGAGCCATTCGATTGCGGCCGCTTCGATTTTGGCGAAAGTTACCCGTGACCGCCTGATGCAGGAATACGGCAAGTTATACCCGAAATACGGTTTCGAGAAGCATATGGGATACCACACGCCGGAGCATATCGAAGCATTGCAAAAATACGGTCCTTGCCCCATCCACCGCCGTTCGTTTGCCCCGGTGGCTGCGGTACTGGAACGTGTGTGA